The following proteins are co-located in the Halictus rubicundus isolate RS-2024b chromosome 1, iyHalRubi1_principal, whole genome shotgun sequence genome:
- the LOC143365320 gene encoding uncharacterized protein LOC143365320: protein MHSDRSGIEPAICIHFLLMLLVCLSSCVEGRRCVCTSKACKEAGVDTCRTKFSCYTELILTGDQQLGENATTRGCTEGATPLLCETKSWVTRSKPSDNVDRSSAAWIRMPWPRLKCCDSHDYCNADRHVNLSTWTNDKDSADPAAATTLDYTGSLNGLSSDRNIMGPIQPDPGPIAGGQESDQLLQSRVKPLHVAALVLAIAALISVLAACYVITRFLKANPYTAGSVE, encoded by the exons ATGCATTCCGATCGATCGGGCATCGAGCCGGCAATCTGCATACATTTCCTCCTGATGCTCCTGGTTTGTCTGTCGAGCTGCGTGGAAG GTAGGAGATGCGTGTGTACCAGCAAGGCTTGTAAAGAAGCTGGAGTTGACACCTGCAGGACCAAATTTTCCTGTTATACAGAGCTGATACTCACTGGAGATCAACAATTGGGGGAGAATGCGACTACCAGGGGATGCACCGA GGGTGCCACGCCATTGTTGTGCGAGACAAAGTCCTGGGTTACGAGGTCGAAGCCGTCAGACAACGTGGACCGATCTTCGGCAGCATGGATCCGTATGCCCTGGCCCAGATTGAAGTGTTGCGACAGCCACGACTACTGTAACGCCGATCGACACGTGAACCTCTCCACGTGGACCAACGACAAAGACAGCGCGGACCCCGCGGCGGCCACCACTTTAGACTATACCG GTTCCTTAAACGGATTATCCTCGGATCGGAACATAATGGGCCCGATCCAGCCCGATCCAGGCCCGATCGCCGGTGGCCAGGAGTCGGATCAGCTTCTTCAGAGCCGCGTGAAGCCGCTCCACGTCGCCGCGTTGGTGTTGGCGATCGCTGCCTTGATATCGGTTCTAGCAGCCTGCTACGTTATTACAAG GTTCCTCAAGGCGAATCCGTACACTGCGGGCAGCGTCGAATAA